GTACGAGCGATGAAGTGAAGAGACGCTccgcaggtgtgtgtgtgtgtgtgtgtggagggctGCACCAaacctaatttattttatttaaaaaacaccGTATTTCGAGGCGTTGCCAAGACATGGATACAATATACccatttcatattattaaataaagtcaTCGATCATGTTAGCCGGCCCGGCAATCAAAATGACCGTTAATTTTTGAATTACGCGAGTTGGCGGCTTTCTGGAGGACAGGACAAAGAACCGCGCGCAGAATCAGAGAAGCGCAGTAACACACCGGAGAGAATAACACTGTAAActtgcattttaattatattacacTGCTTTACTCTAGTCTAGGCTATGCTGAGTTGTTATGGATGGTTAGACAGGCTTAAATCCCATTGCATTCATGTTTTGttaagtacatttacatttagtcatttagcagatgggttttatccaaagcgacttacgcacattagaagcaatcaaaaccaacaaaagagcaacaacatgcaagtgctattacAAGTCGTGGTTAGCCTAATGCAGCCTACACATTAGttggggtgttttttttttttttttaagaaaacgataaataaaacaacaactagGTTTGttttttctatattatatttattttataagaaacaagtagatagaatagaaaaaaagaaacctagtgttagttttacaagaaaagctagcagttcgaataaatatgcaattgataaagggtcaaatgtgtttttttttttaaaataaaagacgacagatagataaaataaaattagaatagagagtagtagagttagagggtcaaataaagatggaagagatgagtttttagccgtttcttgaagatgggtaaggactcagctgctcggattgagttgggcaggtcattccaccagatgggaacagttaatgaaaaagtcagtgaaagtgattttgtgcctctttgggatgaacaataatgtgtcgttcacttgcagaacgcaagcttctagagggcacataagtctgaagtaatgaatttaggtaaaggggtgcagagccagtggtggttctaggcaaacattaatgccttgaatttaatgcgagcagctattggtagccagtacAAATTGTTGAATAGAGGCGTGACGTgcgttcttttcggctcattaaagattaatcttgcagcagcattttggattaattgtagaggtttgatggaattggctggaacacctgccaagagagcactgcaatagtcaagtctggacagaacgagagcctgaacaaggagttttgttgcatgttccgagagaaagggcctgatcttcttaatattgtataatgcaaatctgcaggaccgggcagttttagcaatgtggtctgagaaagtcagcttatcatcaatcacaactccaaggtttctggctgttatggttgatgagcctaactggaaggagaaattgtgatgaagtgatgggtttgctgaaactaaaagcagttctgtcttagctaggttgagttgaagttgatggtccttcatccagcaagaaatgtctgttagacatgctgagatgcgagcagctatcgtcggatcatcaggatggaatgagaggtagagttgagtgtcattaGCAtaacagtgatatgaaaagccatgtttctgaatgacagaacctagtgatgccatgtagacagaaaagagaaatggtccaagaactgagccccgaggcaccccagtagctagATTTTGCAacttggatacctcacctctccaagataccttgaaggacctatctgagaggtaagaccactggagtgcggttcctgagatgccctttctcaatagggttgacaggaggatctggtggttgacTGTATCAAGTCCCAAGGAAATCAAGATTTAAGTTTTTTGGTATTAAGTATGAATATGTTAGCCTTAAGGTTATTTATAAGCTTGTGTGCTCCAAAACAACAAccaaattcacatttaaaagaTACAAACATTAACTTACAGTCTCTTGTTTCCACCAATATGAATCAACAATTTTCATGTCACTTGAGCTTCTCATCCTGTGATCTCTAATGGAAGCTCCGCCTACTGACATCACAGGCTCCCTTGTTCGAGATCAGCAAGGTTTTTGGGCCTGTtcagaaccattttttttttattggaataGCACAGCAGAGTGGTTACATTGTGCTCTGGTCCGGAGACACTATAACACAGATCAGATCATATGTGTGAACCGGCACCGACCACAAAACTTATCAGACCTATCTACACAGAATGCTATATTTCATAACGATATGGATGAGATAGACAATCTTTAAATTTCacttcaaataatatttttccaaAGATGGTTTTTGTCTTTatgtcattttatatatatatatatatatatatatgggtcatgtcaatttaaaataaaaaatagggtCGCtctgaaaaaaagtttgaaaaccactgtgtTACTGTGATTAAAAACCCATAAACACACAATGTAATCCAATATCAGACATTGATCTGCACATTACAGTGAATTTAAGGTTgtcacaaaaacatttctttttattattattattattattaataacttcATTCATATTCCATTCCATTCATATTCATTTCTATGCAGTATATTATGTTATAGagcaggggtgtccaatcctgctcctggaggtcctgcagagtttagtgcCAACACACTTACCTGAGCTCTGTTTCCAGAGAGAATCTGAAGACCTTTGCTTTGTTTGAAATTACCCCCTATTCCCTCAATCTCTATTCCCTGCATTAGTCCacttgaaggagtgaatgaaaacaagcGAGTGAATTCACACACCAAGTAGTGGTGCAACGGATCACAAAGCTCACGGTTCGGATCATATTACGGATTTTGAGTCATGGATCGGATCATTTTTTGGATcagcatttttattaattaaagtaAGCTTTCAGTAATTAAGTACTTCTataccacagcaaaaactacTAGCTGAACTAATAaagtcagtaataaaacaagaacaattgTAGCGTAGATGAACAAGCGTAGATGAATACAACAAAGTTACTAATAAAGTCAGTAATACTAGTATTCAGGTGCAGAAATTTAAtcattaattgtaaaataacacaatagtgCTCTTCGCTGCAGATATttataggctgctgtctctttaagaccaaATGCACGTACCTAATGTACCTACTGACACACATCcagtttctttctcagctgtttcgattcacttaagacataactgactgtgtttACCAGAATACTTGCCAAAACGGGtatttaaacataatatttgtCTGTATGTTTCCGTTCAAAGAGAAGTGAAAGAGAAATCAATCTGTGTGAATGGCGCAGTCTGAATCgctcctctttctctctgcgTGTGCTCGCTTAGGGTGTGTGCGGCAGCGGTAAAAAAACAGCGCACGTGTTCTCTTCTGCTTGAAAGGTTTAAAATTGTTTGAATTGGTAAACTGGCAAAACAAAACACGTGCAAATGATAAACTTTCACTCTATGATGGTTAAACTTAACAGCTAACCCATGAATCACATGCGTGCCGAACCGTGGGATCTGGTCCGTATGGATCATCTATGATCCGTTGCACCCCTAACACTGAGTGTGCAGGTTAATATAGTTTGTGCTAAAtgctgtttaataataatttgaaactTAACTGCCAGTTCCAGTAGTAAGATTAAAAGATTTATCGTGAACTGTCAATGAAACTAGCAtgtataaacattaataaattaatttaaaaaatcaattaaaaaggAATTTATACCTGTATGATATTACGCTGTAGCCACATTGGACCAGTGGTTTGAAAAATGGATGAATGATTCAGCTGCAGATGCCATCTTCTGGCGAGACACGGGAATTAACTTGGCTCGACCTTCATGGCGCATTATAGGTATTCGCTAGCAACAAACTTTCGGGAGTGACATCCGCATATTCTCTCGAAATCACAATGACATTGTGATAATCgtatggactggacaaaatatgaTATGTCAGAATAGATGTGCATGAAGGCAAGCACCGACAGTGATttgattttggaacagagcatcCTTCCAGAGCTCTACGGTGGGACTCGAGATCAGTCTGTAGAGCAGTTGtctttccttccttctttctttcttcctaaatatatatattcattattgtggtgcattgtgggattgaatgagCACACTGAGTAAAGTCCACTGTTGTTTTGGATGGTCCATGACAAATGGCTGTCTTCTCAATTATTGCCCTATTCAAGGGTATAGTGGGTGATTCTGGACACAGCTCTTGATTAGcagcttcaggtgtgtttaattaaggttggagttaaactctgcaggacagaggccctccaggagcaggttTGAGCACCCCTGTCCTAGAGACATTCTTGTTATAGGTTCTACTTTTAACAAccataaaacaacaacatttctgTAAGACTGTTTTAGACAACCTAAACATAATTGCATGATGAAGCTATGATGATCCTGGAGCAGCGTGTTTCTTCTGGTGCGTCTGAAAACCCCATTTAAAAGAGAATCTCTCGCCGCAGATGGAGCAGCAGAAAGGTTTCTCTCCTGTATGCATTCGTTTGTGGATCTTCAGGGAAGTTGATATAGCGAAAGTCTTGTCACAATGTGAGCATTTATAAGGCTTTTCTCCTGTATGAGTCCTCCTGTGTATTTTTAAGTCACTTAGCTTATAGAAACTCTTCCCACAATCACTACAGGCATACGGTCTTTCTCCTGTGTGAATTCTCAGATGAACTTTGAAAGCAAATGAACTAGCAAAGCTCTTCCCGCAGTCGGAGCACAGgtacggtttctctccggtgtgaatcctctcatgggTTTTACAGTGACCCGAATTACGGAAACGTTtctcacagtgtgaacactgaAACGGTTTGTCATCAGAGTGCATTTTTTGGTGTAACTTTAGAGAAGCTGAACTTAAAAAAGGTTTTCCACATTCACTGCACTGATACGGATTCTCATTACTGTGCTTGAATAGATGGTTTGTCAGATCTGATCTGAAACTGAAGCTCATCTCACAGTGAGGGCACTGATACGGTTTatcaaagtgttttttttggtgCAATTTTAGAGATGTTGAGCTTATAAAATGTTCTCCACATTCACTGCACTGATGCGGTGTCTCATTGCTGTGCTTGAGTAGATGTGTCTTCAGATTAGATCCCTGGCTGAAGCTCTTCTCGCAGTGAGGGCACTTGTACGGCTTTTCACCCGTGTGAATTCTCATATGACTTGAAAGATCTCGTTTGTTAcggaaaaacttgttgcattcGTTGCACTGAAGAGACTTTTCTTCGTGTGTCTTTATATGAGCTCTCATATTATAAAGAGTGGTGAAGAAATCCTTCCCGCACTGTTCGCAGCGAAACTCCTTCTTCATGCTGTGCTCTTTTGAATGAAGTGTTTTCTCTTTGAAGGTAGGAAAGCTGATGTTGCATATCTTGCAGCTGAAGTCTTTCTGttctgtgtgttttttctttctggcATGTCTTGTTAAATTACACTGTTTGCTGAATGTTTTTCCACAGGTGGCACAGGAGAAACTCTTCTTTGTTCTTTGCTCTTTGGATGTAGAGGCAGTTTCTCCATCAGAAGATAAACCAGCATTGTTATCTGAAAGAAACAAAATTGgtataaaatataactttttctataacttaattaattataattgagATTCAGATGTGTCTTTTTACTGTTATCAAACTACAAAGGctgtgatttaaataaatgcacaatcTGATGTGTTGCCCTGTGATCATTTATACACATGCAGCTAACGATATGTCGTTCTCAATGTTTCAAATTGGCAGAATTCACAACAAATGCTGCTCCACATGAATTTAGGTCTGTACATGCATAATACTTTtttacaaatgaacaccaattTAGTTTATTCAGCATTTCCGGTCATAAAAGGACGAAACATACCCGAAGGAACAAAGTCACTATCGTCAACATCATTGTTCTGATCTTCATCATAATCCTCCTCTTCCTCGTGACTCTGTTGTTGTTCCTCTGCGGTGGTTTCTTCTGCTCTGCTCTCGATCAGGTTCCTGCAGTCCACCAGTTTGACGGAGCACATCTTCAGCGGCGTCTGCAGCATCTGCTGTTCTCCAGCGTTACAGTCAGAGGTTTGATCAGTGGATTCATGATCCTGAGCGTCAGTATAACAGAGTAAAGTGAGGCTGAGCTCTGAGTCCTGTGTGTCTCTGGATCTCTGATCTCTGACGCTCCAGACTGAATCCTGAGCTTCTGTCCCATCAGCCACACGCACTGAAACCTTCTCCACATCCTGACAAACACAATCAGTGATATATTTAGTAATAGTATGATtcaaaataagacattaattCACATAACAAGCAGTCCATATTAGCAGCTAAAGATGAAATGAAGAGCTGTTGAAACCTCTCTGTTCAGTTTGTCTCCTCTTTCTCTCAGCTTTGCCTCCAGTGACGCCACCTCTTTCTTCAGCCGACAGATTTCTGTGATGAAATCCTCAATATCCAGCATGGACAGATCAGTTCCTACTGATTTACAGCAGATCACATCCACCTGCGCTTTCATGATCAATATCTGAACACAAATACATCATGATAATTAATGGACGCATTTATAATAAACTGGCACTGATTTTCCTCAAAATTATAGTTTACATACGACTGAACAAGAGCTGATCTACCTATAACTGACTTGTTATTAaagaaaatagcattttatttcAGAGAACATGTAGAAATACTTATTTCAGATGTAGATTCGGTTAGGAATGTTTGTTTGCCtcaatgttcattttaacattGAGGCAGCACAGAGTAGAAATATTATCAAATGTGCTTCAAGATACTGTCAGGTTTTACACATTTAAGCGTCTAGCTTTGAAAATTGTGTTAATATAAAAGCTATTGTTCACATCATGGATCAAACTTTGTCAATGTAGTAAAACAATAGACATTTGTTGTGGTTACAGTAGTAAAACTATCGAGTGGGCGAGGAAAAGCTTCAAGCTCATTAAAACAGAGACAGAAAAATCACAACAGCGTGCAAGTAAACCGTTAATAGACAACAAAAATACTTAACACCTACCGTCTGAATGCAGCAGTCTTCCTTCTTTCTTCAGTGGTTTTACGGGGGAACTAAAGATCGTCACAGCGCCTCCTACAGTACGAGcgaagaagagaagagaagagaagagaagagatgcTCCGGCAGGTGTGTGGAggcttttttaaacattcatttattcaaaccAAATTTCTCTCATGCAGTGGCGTTGAGATGGATATACTATTTACGAAATTACTAACTAAAGACATACATAAAGACATACATAAACGAATTTATGTTAGTCAAAAAATAGTCAGTAAATAGAAATGACCGTTAATTTTTGAATCATGCGAGTTCGCGGCTTTCCGCGGGAGACAGGAGAAAACGCGGGCAGAATCAGAGGAGCACAGTAAAGGCCTACATTTTTTCAGTGCAGGAATAAgccgttttctgtgaatgtgtgagactTTCATTGgaaaataacgagaagaataacaaagttCAGTAGGCTAAATGGTAATAATGTTTGCTTGTTTAGAATTAagataacacaaaataaaaggaAGCAGATGAAACCGGAAGccagacacattaaatttactGCTGTGCCCACTCAGGAGAAGAAAGGTGGATACacaacagttctttctggtcctcaaatctgattggctgagagccTTTTCTGGCTGTGTGATATTCCAACTATTTCACCATTTATGCTTGCAGTAGGTGTGGGCGATATGAGCTAAAATTCATATCATGGTATTTTCCACTGTCCAGACAATATCGATAttgcgatatgaaaaaaaaaaaacaattggaaTCACATTTTAGTAGACCTTAATTAAATTAGaggcaaaatatgtattttaa
The genomic region above belongs to Onychostoma macrolepis isolate SWU-2019 chromosome 01, ASM1243209v1, whole genome shotgun sequence and contains:
- the LOC131542937 gene encoding zinc finger protein OZF-like codes for the protein MKAQVDVICCKSVGTDLSMLDIEDFITEICRLKKEVASLEAKLRERGDKLNREDVEKVSVRVADGTEAQDSVWSVRDQRSRDTQDSELSLTLLCYTDAQDHESTDQTSDCNAGEQQMLQTPLKMCSVKLVDCRNLIESRAEETTAEEQQQSHEEEEDYDEDQNNDVDDSDFVPSDNNAGLSSDGETASTSKEQRTKKSFSCATCGKTFSKQCNLTRHARKKKHTEQKDFSCKICNISFPTFKEKTLHSKEHSMKKEFRCEQCGKDFFTTLYNMRAHIKTHEEKSLQCNECNKFFRNKRDLSSHMRIHTGEKPYKCPHCEKSFSQGSNLKTHLLKHSNETPHQCSECGEHFISSTSLKLHQKKHFDKPYQCPHCEMSFSFRSDLTNHLFKHSNENPYQCSECGKPFLSSASLKLHQKMHSDDKPFQCSHCEKRFRNSGHCKTHERIHTGEKPYLCSDCGKSFASSFAFKVHLRIHTGERPYACSDCGKSFYKLSDLKIHRRTHTGEKPYKCSHCDKTFAISTSLKIHKRMHTGEKPFCCSICGERFSFKWGFQTHQKKHAAPGSS